One genomic region from Candidatus Bathyarchaeia archaeon encodes:
- a CDS encoding TIGR00269 family protein, with product MENVKGGALCSICKRKEAFFFRPYSGERLCKGCFVKSIENKVRAAIAKYGMFEFDDRIAVAVSGGKDSVSLLHILSKIEQGYPRASLVAVSVDEGIAGYRDEALKIAGENCRKLGVEHHIISFKELYGFTLDEIVGKLKDKSEDELTPCAYCGVLRRKALNIIARKVDADKLATAHTLDDEVQTVLLNILHGDPYRIAREKPVTDETHQKLVVRVKPFCEIPEKETALYAYIKKIRFQSTPCPYAPEALRNDVRIFLNRMEEKHVGIKYTIFKAAEKLRLAIEKIEKAETLRECVECGEPTTQIVCKACEMLHKIRGLKPIP from the coding sequence GTGGAAAATGTTAAGGGCGGGGCACTCTGCAGTATCTGTAAACGAAAGGAAGCCTTTTTCTTTAGACCGTACTCTGGCGAGAGGCTATGTAAAGGCTGCTTCGTTAAATCGATTGAGAACAAGGTTAGAGCCGCCATAGCCAAATATGGCATGTTCGAATTTGACGATAGAATAGCTGTAGCTGTTTCAGGCGGGAAAGATAGCGTAAGCCTATTACACATTTTGTCTAAAATAGAGCAGGGCTATCCGAGAGCTTCGCTCGTTGCGGTTTCTGTGGATGAGGGAATTGCAGGATACAGGGACGAAGCTCTGAAAATCGCCGGGGAAAACTGCAGAAAACTCGGCGTGGAGCATCACATAATTTCCTTTAAGGAGCTTTACGGTTTTACACTTGATGAAATTGTTGGAAAGCTGAAAGACAAAAGCGAAGACGAATTAACGCCTTGTGCCTATTGTGGCGTTTTAAGGAGGAAGGCGTTGAACATAATTGCGAGGAAAGTTGATGCGGACAAGCTTGCAACCGCCCACACGCTAGATGATGAAGTCCAAACGGTTCTGCTTAACATTCTTCACGGCGACCCTTACCGGATAGCTAGAGAAAAACCGGTGACGGACGAAACGCACCAAAAACTTGTGGTAAGGGTTAAGCCGTTCTGCGAAATTCCAGAAAAGGAAACGGCCCTGTACGCCTACATCAAGAAAATAAGGTTCCAGAGCACTCCATGTCCCTACGCTCCAGAAGCCCTAAGAAATGATGTTCGAATCTTCCTAAACAGAATGGAAGAAAAACACGTTGGCATAAAATACACAATTTTCAAGGCGGCGGAAAAACTTAGACTAGCCATAGAAAAAATCGAAAAGGCAGAAACTTTGAGGGAATGCGTTGAATGCGGAGAGCCGACAACACAAATAGTGTGCAAGGCTTGTGAAATGCTCCATAAAATTAGAGGGCTAAAACCGATACCCTAA
- a CDS encoding CBS domain-containing protein — translation MAGIVLVRDVMSKNVRVVRPDSSAKEVVATMNKFDIGSVVVVQGGRPVGIITERDILRRIVEPCLAPENLTARQIMTSPVITIDENASINEAAKLMAKKGIKRLLVTRNNDELVGIITFTDIVTKVPDMLSILEELVRPHSKY, via the coding sequence TTGGCTGGTATTGTCCTCGTTAGAGACGTCATGTCCAAAAATGTTCGTGTTGTTCGTCCGGATTCAAGTGCTAAGGAGGTTGTTGCCACAATGAACAAGTTTGATATAGGCTCTGTTGTAGTTGTTCAGGGTGGGAGACCGGTGGGGATAATCACCGAACGGGATATTTTGAGGAGGATTGTTGAGCCTTGTTTGGCTCCGGAAAATTTGACGGCTAGGCAAATTATGACAAGCCCGGTGATAACAATTGATGAGAATGCAAGCATAAATGAGGCAGCCAAATTAATGGCTAAAAAGGGTATTAAACGCCTCCTCGTCACTAGAAACAACGATGAGCTTGTGGGCATTATCACGTTTACCGACATTGTGACAAAGGTTCCGGACATGCTAAGCATATTAGAGGAGCTTGTAAGACCCCACAGCAAATACTAG
- a CDS encoding ZIP family metal transporter, with amino-acid sequence MNDLVAILASVTAVSLIAFIGIIFIGLKEDKLKRLTMILVGFASGTLIGGAFLHLLPESLTSGNDATTVFWYVIVGIVSFFALEKFLYWRHCHEKECPTHTFVYLNLVGDGIHNFIDGMVIAATFMISLGLGFATTLAVIFHEVPQEIGDFGVLVYGGLSRKKALTYNFVSAVTAILGALATYFLAYLRSIEALLVPFAAGGFIYIAATDLMPELHKKPHAGESIVQLFVILLGIGLMAFLKMAFEA; translated from the coding sequence ATGAACGATTTAGTTGCAATTTTGGCATCCGTAACAGCCGTAAGCCTCATCGCCTTCATAGGAATAATCTTCATAGGATTAAAAGAGGATAAACTGAAACGCTTAACAATGATTTTGGTAGGCTTTGCATCAGGCACTCTCATAGGCGGAGCATTCCTCCACCTTCTCCCGGAATCCCTAACGTCTGGGAATGACGCAACAACTGTCTTTTGGTATGTTATAGTCGGGATAGTTTCATTTTTCGCATTGGAAAAGTTTCTTTACTGGCGCCACTGCCACGAAAAGGAATGCCCAACTCACACTTTCGTGTACCTAAACCTTGTCGGAGATGGAATCCACAATTTTATTGATGGAATGGTCATAGCCGCAACTTTTATGATAAGCCTTGGACTAGGCTTTGCCACGACTTTGGCCGTGATTTTCCATGAGGTTCCCCAAGAAATTGGCGACTTTGGCGTTCTGGTTTACGGAGGATTGAGTAGGAAAAAGGCGTTAACCTACAATTTCGTTTCAGCAGTGACCGCCATTCTAGGGGCATTAGCAACCTATTTTCTTGCTTACCTTAGAAGCATAGAAGCTCTTCTAGTTCCTTTTGCCGCTGGCGGTTTCATCTATATAGCGGCTACAGATCTTATGCCAGAACTCCATAAAAAGCCGCATGCTGGCGAGTCAATTGTTCAACTCTTCGTAATTCTTCTTGGAATAGGGCTGATGGCTTTCCTTAAAATGGCCTTTGAAGCTTAG
- a CDS encoding mRNA surveillance protein pelota — MKILEMNLKKGFVKVIPETFDDLWHLYNIIYKGDEVYAYTSREIKQDEKYSRSKRGERVSVFMGVKVEKVAWDKLLGRLRVHGIICYAPEIIPTGAHHTLNIALNSPVTIVKAEWANHHLERLEAARKTSEKPIIIVAIDDEGFAIATTTQYGVEVKVEERTRLPGKLEAEKRNVAVRDFFQKALSNLRQIWSEARNPIAIIGVGFIKSDFVKFLEKEAPEIAKSVADVKSVNNSGVAGIYEAIRSGVLTKTMKHLRVAEETEVIEEILKRLGKGERTVAYGLDIVRKASDYGAVDILVLADIVLRRAEDEERLFLERLMRDVEQKGGKVMVISTEHEAGEKLVALGGVAALLRFALPTQPA, encoded by the coding sequence TTGAAAATTCTGGAGATGAACCTAAAAAAGGGTTTCGTGAAGGTTATCCCCGAAACTTTTGACGATTTATGGCATCTCTACAACATTATTTACAAAGGCGACGAGGTTTACGCCTACACCTCCCGAGAGATAAAACAGGACGAGAAATACTCTAGGAGCAAGCGAGGTGAAAGAGTTTCGGTTTTTATGGGCGTCAAGGTGGAAAAAGTTGCTTGGGACAAGCTCCTTGGAAGGCTTAGGGTTCATGGAATAATATGCTATGCACCAGAAATAATTCCAACAGGTGCACATCACACCTTAAACATCGCGTTAAATTCGCCAGTGACAATTGTGAAGGCGGAGTGGGCGAACCATCATCTTGAAAGGCTGGAAGCGGCTAGAAAAACCTCGGAAAAACCCATCATCATAGTGGCGATAGATGATGAAGGCTTTGCAATAGCCACAACAACTCAGTACGGTGTTGAAGTAAAAGTTGAGGAGCGAACAAGACTTCCGGGAAAACTTGAAGCTGAAAAAAGAAACGTGGCGGTCAGAGACTTTTTCCAAAAGGCGTTGAGTAATCTGCGCCAGATCTGGAGCGAAGCCCGCAACCCGATCGCAATAATCGGCGTGGGCTTCATTAAAAGCGACTTCGTAAAGTTTTTGGAGAAAGAGGCTCCGGAAATAGCTAAATCGGTTGCCGACGTCAAAAGCGTAAACAACAGCGGCGTCGCTGGCATTTACGAGGCTATACGCTCCGGAGTTCTCACAAAAACCATGAAACACTTGAGGGTTGCCGAGGAAACAGAAGTTATTGAGGAAATTTTAAAGAGGCTTGGCAAAGGTGAGCGAACAGTGGCTTATGGCTTGGATATAGTTCGTAAGGCTTCAGATTATGGAGCCGTCGACATACTTGTTTTGGCTGATATAGTGCTACGTAGGGCAGAAGATGAGGAACGTTTATTCTTGGAGCGTTTGATGAGGGACGTGGAGCAGAAAGGCGGAAAAGTCATGGTCATAAGCACAGAACACGAGGCTGGAGAAAAACTTGTCGCTTTAGGTGGGGTAGCCGCCCTTCTAAGGTTTGCGCTACCAACTCAGCCAGCCTAA
- a CDS encoding nucleotidyltransferase domain-containing protein yields the protein MARKPLKLPEFLEVVYSAEHWTLLKRLRAKALQLMEALSKFNIEAITHGSIARGDVTEKSDVDVFIPHPPSSFLIETALEQAGIPINRRIIVQATPAYAMKGYIEIDERISVSFPLMNMRKIEREFYKFGGEATLETLKAGIRVAGVDKRLMLIEPTEKGHVESGIVGREEHVAKMLGISVETVLDRVHALLRRDEVGRTGVFLERELTEGETFELVLKKLTEESPAVRRRLKTF from the coding sequence ATGGCTAGGAAACCTTTAAAGCTTCCAGAGTTTCTGGAAGTCGTTTACAGTGCTGAGCATTGGACGCTTCTTAAAAGGCTAAGGGCGAAAGCTTTGCAGTTGATGGAGGCGCTTTCAAAGTTTAATATAGAAGCCATAACCCACGGCAGCATTGCAAGAGGAGACGTGACAGAAAAAAGCGATGTCGACGTTTTCATACCACACCCACCGTCATCTTTTCTCATAGAAACAGCCCTTGAACAGGCTGGCATACCGATAAACAGGCGAATCATTGTGCAGGCAACACCTGCATATGCAATGAAGGGCTATATAGAAATCGATGAGAGAATCAGCGTCTCGTTTCCACTAATGAATATGCGTAAAATTGAAAGGGAATTTTACAAGTTCGGCGGCGAAGCAACCCTTGAGACTTTGAAAGCTGGAATTCGCGTTGCCGGTGTTGATAAGCGTCTAATGCTTATTGAACCCACCGAGAAGGGACACGTAGAAAGCGGGATAGTTGGCCGAGAGGAACATGTTGCCAAAATGTTAGGGATTTCTGTTGAAACTGTCCTCGATAGGGTTCACGCCCTTCTGAGGAGGGATGAAGTGGGCAGAACCGGTGTTTTCCTTGAAAGAGAGTTAACTGAGGGCGAGACCTTTGAATTGGTCTTAAAGAAATTGACGGAAGAAAGTCCGGCTGTTCGGAGGAGACTAAAAACTTTTTAG